The Pseudomonas sp. SCA2728.1_7 DNA segment TCTTCACGCGCCTGGGTCTGAAATTCCGTCCGGTGGAAGCCGACAACGGTTCGATCGGTGGCGCTGGTTCGCACGAATTCCACGTACTGGCCGAGTCCGGCGAAGACGACATCGTCTTCAGCAACGGTTCCGACTACGCAGCGAACATCGAAAAAGCCGAAGCCGTGCCACGCGAAACTTCGCGCGCTGCTGCGACCGAAGAGCTGCGCCTGGTCGATACACCAGACACCAAAACCATCGCGGCGCTGGTGGAGAAATTCAATCTGCCGATTGAAAAGACCATCAAGACCCTGATCGTGCGCGCCGAAGAAGAAGGCAAGCTGATCGCGCTGGTGATTCGTGGCGACCACGAACTCAACGAAATCAAGGCTGCCCAGCAACCAGGCGTGGCCAGCCCGCTGGTCATGGCCACCGACGCCGAACTGCGTGACGCCATCGGCGCCGGCGCCGGTTCGCTCGGCCCGCTGAACCTGCCGCTGCCAATCATCATCGACCGCTCGGTCGAGCTGATGAGCGACTTCGGTATCGGCGCGAACATCGACGACAAGCACTACTTCGGCGTGAACTGGGAGCGTGACCTGCCCGTTCCGACCGTGGCTGACCTGCGTAACGTGGTCGCCGGTGACCCAAGCCCGGACGGCAAAGGCACGCTGGAAATCAAGCGCGGCATCGAAGTCGGGCACATCTTCCAGTTGGGCAACAAGTACAGCAAGGCGATGAAGTGCGAAGTGCTGGGCGAGAACGGCAAGCCAGTCACCCTGGAAATGGGTTGCTACGGCATCGGCGTGTCCCGCGTGGTGGCTGCGGCCATCGAGCAGAACAACGACGAAAACGGCATCATCTGGAGCGACACCCTGGCGCCGTTCCAGATCGCTCTGGTACCGCTGCGCTATGAAACCGAGCAGGTCCGCGAAGCCACCGACAAGCTGTACGCCGAACTGACGGCGGCCGGCTTCGAAGTGCTGCTGGACGATCGCGACAAGAAAACCAGCCCGGGCATCAAGTTCGCGGACATGGAGCTGATCGGCATTCCTCACCGGATCGTGGTCAGCGACCGCGGCCTCGCCGAAGGCAACCTGGAATACAAGAGCCGTACCGAAGGCGAAGCGCAAGCATTGCCGGTGGCCGACGTATTGTCCTTCCTGCAGGCCCGTATCCGCCGCTGAAACCAGATAGAGACGTCATGTTCAAGCGAAACACCTTAGGCCTCGGAGGCACCGCCCTGTGCGGTGCCCTGCTGGTCAGCGGCTGTGCCAATCACATGTCACAACGCAGCGAGCACGAAGAGCGGGTCGAGCGAAAGTTGCTCGACCATAGCCTGCAGATTGATGTCGGTGAGCCTAAGGAGCTAGAGCTGCCGCAGCGACGCGTGAAGATCAACGAACAGAAGACTTTCGAAGTCACCGAGTTCGAAGTGACGCGTCGCTACGATCGCTACACGCCCTATCAGCCTTGGCGGGAGGTCTACGAGATTCCGCTGGGCGCGGTGGCCGTAGTCGGTGGCGTCGGCGCGAACGTGGTCAACGTGTTTGCCCTCGGCAATTTGCCGGACAGCGTGACCAAAGACTGGCTGAGCTACGGTTTTGCCGGGCTCAACCCGTTCATGAACGTGCAGTCCAACGGTCGCGCGCAACAGAACCTCGCCGGTATCGATGAAGTCCAGCGCGACAAGCGCACGGAGTATTCGAGCCTGCCATGGAGCGAGCGCCCGGTGCAGGTCAAGGCTGGCAAGCAGACCTTTGACATGACCACCGATCGTAACGGTGTGCTGCGTCTGAACCTGCTCGACAGCCCGTTTGCCGAAAATGATCTCAATCATGTCGGCAAATTGCAGATCAGTGTCGAAGACGCCAAGGATGACGTGCACTCGGACTCATCGCTGATGATCAGCAGTCATCTGCGTGGCAAATTGCTGGAAGCGCACGGGCTGATCTACGACGATCTGGAAGACGACGAAGTGAGCCAGTGGGTGCATCGGGTCAAACGTCTGTCAGAACTGGGTCTGGAAGAAGAAGCCAGCGAACTGGAACAAAGCCTGATCGAACTGACGCGCAACGATCCTGAGTTACAGACTGAGTTTCTCAAGTCGTTGACCAAGGATGCCGGACGATTGGTGGCGGATCCAGGACCGAATTAAAGCCAATCGCGAGCAGGCTCACTCCTACATTGGAACGCATTTCAATGTAGGAGCGAGCCTGCTCGCGAAGAGGCCCTGACAGACACCGCAAATCTACCGCTCGAACAACTCCATCTGCTCAAACCCGCCGCGCAAGTCCTCCAGCCTTACCCCAACCCCCAACAACCGCACCGGTTTCCCGCCGCGATTGAACGCCTGTGTCAGCATCAACTGATAACTGCCCAGATCCCGCCCTGCCCCGGCCTGCTCCAGCGTCGTCTGGGTAAAGTCATGAAACTTCACTTTGACGAACGGCTTGCCCGGCCGATAGCTGCTGTCGATCCGCGCCATACGGGTTTTCAGGGTTTCCAGCAGCTCTGGCAGTTTGTCGAGGCAGCTGCGCAGGTCCGGCAGATCGACGTCGTAAGTATTTTCCACACTGATTGACTGACGCCGACTGTCGTTGTGCACCAACCGGTCATCGATCCCACGGGCGAGGCTCCACAGTCGCTCGCCAAAGCTGCCGAATTCACGCACCAGGGCCAATTTGTCCCACTCGCGCAATTGTGAGCAATCGACGATGCCGAGCTTGCCGAGCTTGTCGGCGGTGACCTTGCCGACGCCGTGCAACTTGCTCACCGGCAAACCGCTGACGAAGTCCTCGACCTGATCCGGCGTGATCACAAACAACCCGTTGGGCTTTTTCCAGTCGCTGGCGATCTTCGCCAGAAACTTGTTCGGCGCTACGCCAGCGGAAACGGTGATGTGCAATTGATTGGAAACGCGTCGGCGGATGTCCTGGGCGATCCGTGTAGCGCTGCCGCCAAAATGCGCGCTGTCCGAGACGTCCAGATAGGCCTCATCCAGCGACAACGGCTCGATCAGGTCGGTGTAATCGGCAAAAATCGTATGAATCTCTTTCGAAGCCTCGCGATACGCATCCATTCGCGGCTTGACGATGGTCAGGTCCGGACACAGCTTCAAGGCATGCCCCGAGGCCATCGCCGAACGCACGCCATACGCGCGCGCTTCATAGTTGCAGGTGGCGATCACCCCACGCCGGTCCGCCGAACCGCCCACCGCCAACGGCTTGCCGGCCAGGCGCGGGTCATCGCGCATCTCTATGGCGGCGTAAAAGCAATCGCAGTCAATGTGGATGATTTTTCGCTGAGTCATGTCAGAAAAGGGAATGTGGCAAGCCGGACCGGCAGTATCTCACTGACACCTGTATATAGCACCAGTGGTATGAATCTTCTTTCCAGGCGGTAGGAAATGTCTGTTGAATTTATTTTATCAATCGACGAGAGGCCTCCAATAGAGCTGAAAGCCTTGCTCCACCTGCCCTGCAGCGCAAAAAACACCCGAGAAAAGACGCTAACCGATTGAACCTCAACAGATTTTATCCAGATTGCGGGTTGACACCCCGGCGTTCCTCTGTAGAATGCCGACACACAGACGCGGGATGGAGCAGTCTGGTAGCTCGTCGGGCTCATAACCCGAAGGTCGTCGGTTCAAATCCGGCTCCCGCAACCAAACATCAAAAAAGGCTACTCGAAAGAGTGGCCTTTTTTGTGCGCGTCTGTTTTGTCGATTTCCTCTTCTTATAAAGAAGCGATCGCCAAACAGGAATTCTTTGCATTTCCGAAACTTAACTTCCCCCCTGCGACCGTTTGACGCTATTTCACACTTATTTGACCCTTTCCGGGATTAGCGGTTGACACCCCGTCGTTCGTCTGTAGAATGCCGCCACACAGACGCGGGATGGAGCAGTCTGGTAGCTCGTCGGGCTCATAACCCGAAGGTCGTCGGTTCAAATCCGGCTCCCGCAACCAAACATCAAAAAAGGCTACTCGAAAGAGTGGCCTTTTTTGTATCTGTTGAAAAAGTCCTTTCGCAACAATGATCTGTCACTGTGCAGTGAACCGCTTGGGATCTTCAGAGGTACTGACTTGCGACTATGCTTGAGTCGCAGGCAAGACGTCTGCAATCCAGGAACTGCCCTCGCCGATACCCGGTGAGAGGCGTAGTATTTTGTGATTATTTTTTTCTACAGGGATTGGTAACTTGGCTGGATACCTCCATCCTGTCGCGCACAATCCAAGAGGTGATTGATGCGCGCCAACTCGTCTGATCCACAAGACACCGTCACAGCGGAACATCCGATCAAACCCGAGCGTTTGCGCTTGCTGGATCGGTTGAGCAAATACCGGCAACCGATTGGTCTGGCGGTGACTTTGCTGCTGTTCGCCATTGCGCTGATTGCCTGTCGTCATCTGCTCGCCGAACTCGATCTCGATGCACTGCACGACTCGATTCTCGACGTGCCGAAACCCGCCCTGCTCGGTGCGTTCGGCGCGACCGTGGTCGGTTTCATTATTCTCTTGGGCTACGAATGGTCGGCCAGCCGCTATGCCGGCGTGACCCTGCCACCGCGCACATTGGCGCTGGGCGGCTTCACCGCGTTTGCGATTGGCAATGCGATCGGTCTGTCGCTGCTGTCCGGTGGCTCGGTTCGCTACCGTTTATATGCACGACTGGGTCTGGGGGCGTCGGAAGTCGCGCACATGACCTTGTTCGCCAGTTTGTCGCTGGGCTGCGCCTTGCCGCCGCTGGCTGCACTGGCAACGCTGAGCGACCTGCCTGCTGCCTCGCAGGCGCTGGGATTATCCGAAGGCCTGCTCGGCACCGTTGCCGCTGTCGTGCTGGCGCTTGGCGCAGTACTGGCTATCGGCATCTACCGTCGGCGCCTGCCGGAACAACCGTTGCGCGACAACCTGCTGGTCAGGGTTGGCCGCCGCACGTTGCGCTTGCCGGGGCGTCGCCTGACTTTCCTGCAACTGATCATTACCGCCCTCGACGTTGCGGCTGCCGCCACCGTTCTGTATCTGTTGCTGCCGGAAGCGCCACCGTTTGGTGCGTTCCTGTTGGTGTACCTGCTGGCATTGGCTGCCGGCGTACTCAGCCACGTACCCGGCGGCGTCGGTGTGTTCGAAGCGATTCTGCTGGCCGCTTTCGCCGACAAGCTCGGTGCCGCACCACTGGCCGCGGCGCTGCTGCTGTATCGCCTGATCTACGTGGTGTTGCCGCTGCTGGTCGCCTGCGTATTCCTGCTGATCAATGAAGGTCAGCGCCTGTTTCAGACTCAGACCATGCGCGCGGCGTCTGGTCTGGCCGCGCCGATTCTGGCGGTGCTGGTGTTCTTGTCCGGTGTGGTGCTGCTGTTTTCCGGCGCCACTCCCGAGATCGACACACGTCTGGAGCACATCGGCTTTCTGATCCCGCATCGTCTGGTCGACGCTTCGCACTTCGGCGCCAGCCTGATCGGCGTACTGTGCCTGATGCTCGCCCAGGGCCTGCGTCGTCGCCTGTCCGCCGCGTGGATGCTCACCACCATTCTGCTGTTGGTCGGCGCCCTGCTCTCGCTGCTTAAGGGCTTCGACTGGGAAGAAGCGACGCTGATGACCCTGACGGCTGCGCTGCTCGGAGTGTTCCGTCGCTCGTTCTATCGCCCGAGTCGTCTGACCGAACTGCCGTTCTCGCCGCTGTATCTGGTGGCCAGTCTGTGCGTCCTCGGTGCATCGACGTGGCTGCTGCTGTTCGCCTATCAAGACGTGCCTTACAGCCATCAGCTGTGGTGGCAGTTCACTCTTGATGCTGACGCACCGCGTGGCCTGCGTTCGCTGCTCGGCGCTGCTGTGCTGTTGCTGGTGATCGCGCTGACCTGGCTGCTGCGCACCGCACGCCCGGTCATTCACCTGCCAACGCCTGACGAACTCGATCGCGCAGCAAAGATCCTGATGGCCTCGTCGCAACCCGACGGTGGCCTGGCGCTGACCGGTGACAAGGCGCTGCTGTTTCACCAGAACGACGAAGCGTTCCTGATGTACGCGCGCCGTGGCCGCAGCCTGGTGGCGCTGTACGACCCGATCGGCCCCGGCCAGCAACGCGCCGAGATGATCTGGCAGTTCCGCGACCTCTGTGACATTCACCACGCTCGCCCGGTGTTCTACCAAGTGCGCGCGGAGAACCTGCCGTACTACATGGACATCGGCCTGACCGCGATCAAACTCGGCGAAGAAGCCCGGGTCGATCTGCTGCGCTTTGACCTGGAAGCCAAGGGCAAAGAGATGAAGGACCTGCGTTACACCTGGAACCGTGGCACCCGCGATGGCTTGTCGCTGGAGATCCATGAGCCCGGCCAGGCGCCGATGGATGAGCTGAAAGTGATTTCCGACGCGTGGCTGACTGGCAAGAACGTGCGTGAGAAAGGCTTCTCCCTCGGCCGCTTCAGCGACGATTACCTGAAGCATTTCCGCATCGCGGTGATTCGCTTCGAAGGTCGCCCGGTGGCGTTCGCCAACCTGCTCGAAACTTATAGCCATGACCTGGCCAGTCTCGACCTGATGCGCGCGCACCCGGATGCGCCGAAGCTGACCATGGAATTCATGATGGTCGGCCTGATTCAACACTATAAGAGTCACGGATATGCGCGCTTCAGCCTGGGCATGGTGCCGTTGTCGGGGTTGCAACCCCGCCGTGGTGCACCGCTGACCCAGCGTCTGGGCTCGATGGTTTTCCGCCGTGGTGAGCAGCTGTACAACTTCCAAGGCTTGCGCCGCTTCAAAGACAAGTTCCAGCCTGACTGGGAACCCCGTTATATGGCCGTGCCCGCCGGACTCGATCCGTTGGTGGCGCTGGCCGACACTGCTGCCCTGATCGCGGGCGGCTTGACTGGATTGGTGAAACGCTGATGATTCAACGCTCCCTGAAGTACATCCTGGCCGCACTGATCGTGCTGGCCGTGATTGCCGGCGGCGGTTTCTGGTACCTCAAACGTCCGGCACCGGAACCGACCGTAGAACAGCTGACCCCGACCGATGGCGCCGCCATGACACGAGTCATCCCGGGTACCAAGCCCAAGGCGCAGGTGCTGGTAGCAGTCAACGACGACCAGAAACTCTCTGAAAAACAACTGACCACCCTGAGCCGCAGCGCTTCGGCGCAGATTGTTCAGGTGATTCTGCCCAAGGACTGCCTGCTGCAAAGCCGCGCCCTGCAATCGGGTCTGCGTGAACTGAATGGCCCCGCCACCCTGGTCAGCGGTATCGGCCCGGGCGCTGTGCTGGCCTGGCGCTGGTTGTCGGAACAGAAAGACGACAAGGCCCAGGCCATTTCCGTCGACCTCGCTCTGGAAAAAGGTGGCTGCACCCACCTGCTGCCAAAATCCGCCGCCCACGGCCACTGGCTGGCAGCGTGGAACGACAACCCGGACGACGCCAGCGCAGGTTTCGTGCGCGATCAACCGAACGCCGAAACCAGCATCAGCGACTACGACATCAACCTGCCGCAAGTGCTGAACAACGAGCTGCGCAAAATCCTCGTCGGCGGCGACAAGGCCAACGGCGGTCTGGCGATCCCGGTGGTTGAAGTGCCGGCCGGCCAAGCCAAAGACACCGTGACCTTGTTCCTCTCCGGTGACGGCGGCTGGCGCGACCTCGACCGCGACGTGGCCGGTGAAATGGCCAAGATCGGTTACCCGGTGGTCGGCATCGACACCCTGCGCTACTACTGGCAGCACAAGAGTCCGGAACAAAGCGCACTGGACCTGACCGAACTGATGCAGCACTACCGGCAGAAATGGGGCACCAAACGCTTCATCCTCACCGGCTACTCGTTCGGTGCTGACGTTCTGCCAGCGATCTACAACCGCTTGCCGGACACCGAGCAGCAACGCGTCGACGCGATCATCCTGCTGGCCTTCGCCCGCACCGGCAGCTTCGAAATCGAAGTCGAAGGCTGGCTGGGTAACGCCGGCAAAGAAGCCGCCACCGGCCCGGAAATGGCCAAGCTGCCACCGGCCAAGGTCGTGTGCATCTATGGTGAAGAAGAGACGGATGAGAGTGGCTGCACGGACAAAACCGCAGTCGGTGAAGCGGTGAAACTGCCTGGCGGCCACCACTTCGACGAGAACTACCCGGCGCTGGCCAAGCGTTTGGTGGATTTGATCGAGAAGCGCCAGAGCAAGGACTCGGTCGCCGAAGAGTGATCTGAGCCGCCCCCACAAAAAGCCCCCGCAACTTCGCAGTTGCGGGGGCTTTTTAAATCTCGGACGATGAACCCGTTCCCCTGTAGGAGTGAGCCTGCTCGCGATAGCGGAGTGTCAGCCACCTAGTTGCCACTGACACACCGCTATCGCGAGCAGGCTCGCTCCCACAGGGGTATTGGGCTGGATTCAGACAGCCCGTCAATCCCGCTGGCCAATCTGAACATCTATCCATGTGACATCATCGTCGCCAACGCTAATGTCGCTATCCGGCGCCGCCAACAAACTGCTTTGCTGGGCTTGCGTCAAGTCAGCCCAAAAGCCATCCGTGACAAATACCAAGCGTTCAACAGTGTCCAGAGCACAACAAACAAATTCAGGGTTCGGGACCCGATTGATCTTCAAGCATCGCGTTACTGAATTTCGAGCTGGATCTTGCGCCAACTCACAGTGCGAACGGTCGCGCCGCCAATTGGCCTTGCAGTGAGGTGGCGTAATCCACTCGATGGCTCCCGCCGGCGTCACAATCCCGCATGAACAGTCACCTTCATATGCAACGGTGAGTCGGCCATGAGCGACCAAGCCAATCAGGTAACAGATGGCTCCCGTCTGATCAGCAGGCAACGACGCATGAAAATCCGCCAGTATTGAATCCAATAGGCTCTCAACAGCTGCGGGCTCTGCAGGATAGCTCCCCTGCTCCATCTGTGTGGAATGAGCCGCCAACATGCCGCTTACAAAGCTTTCAGCCAGCTGTCCACTGCCGCGCCTGGAAGTGCCATCCGCGACAACAAAAAACCCACCGTCACCCTCACAGGTCGCTCCGGCATAGTCATTGTTTGCCCTGCCGGCTTGCCCAGTGATTGATCGGGAGAGGTATCTCATGCGCTGGCCAGCGCTTTCATACGCCTGTGAATAATCTGCCCTCTGCCCGGATTCGCCTGCACCGAGCCTGAACTTTCGATCACGTAGCCAACCCCATCGAGCGCCATCAGCTTGTGGACTCCCTCTGTGATGAACGCCTTGAGGTCCTTGTCAGCCTGGCGCACCTCCTCCAACAGCTCAGGCCGACCATCGATCAAGATGATCATATCCTCGACATCCTTGTGATAAGGATCGCCATTTCCCCGACCGGCGAAAGCTTCCAATTTTGTCGCGAGAAAATACGTGGGCTGGAATATCTGGATGACAGTGCCGCTCGGCAGGGTGAATTTATCCGCCCTCGCCAGCCCCTCGACGAACCAGCGGTTGGCATAGCCGAGCACTGCTGGGTCGGAAGGCATGACATCCACGACGACGTCATTGAAGCGAAAACGACAATTGACCTCGTCCTCACCGGTGATCTTGAACCCCTTGGCCGCCAGCCGTTCGGTGAGATGGTTCCAGGCGCTGATACCGGCCAACTCGATCACTAGATCAACGTCATCAGTGAAACGAATGTCGTCCAGCACGGCTGTATCTGTAACCAGCATGGCGGTTGTACAACCGCCAACAAAAGCAACTTCGGCGAGAAACGCCTCGCCCAAGCCTTCAGCCACGAACTCAATGAGCTCGTAGTTGTGATCCGCGTTTGACGACATGTTATTTCAGCCCCATCCCTGCCTTCAGAATACCGATTGCCACACCACACTCACGCGGACCACCCAGACGGATTGCATCAGCGAGCGCTAGATAGTGGTAAAGAATCCGGTCTTTTTTCACCGCTGCTGGCACTGTTTTGTAAAGCGGCTCGATCGCCTGGCCTCGCTCGGTTCCCTGCGCATCCGGCCAGACCGGAATCAAACCACCCGCACTCTTGATACTTTTGGACAGCGCAGGCGCTGCAAAACCTGTGGGTATGCCACGAACCATCGCGCCAGGCTTGACCGGGAAGAAGTACTTCAGCGCGTGCTCGGTAATTTTCAGCAGTTCCCGGCGGTGCACTTTGGCAAGCCCGGTGTCGTAATCATGAATGAGCAATCCAGATTCCCGGCACCGGGCGAGAGCATTTGAGACTTCGCTTTTGCTCAGTCCGAGAGAGGCAGACAGCGCACGCAGAGAGTAGCGATCGCTCCAACTTGTCAGCGGTGGATCAGATGCTGGTTCCGCCCATCCCTCCCAGCCTGGCCCATCAGCGAAAGGCGAATCGAATTCGCGGCGCTGGAAGACTGTGTCTTCCCCATCAGTGGAATAGGTAACCAATGGCTTCCCCACACCCTCCCCTGCGGTCATTCGGCTGACGACATAGGGCCTGAGCAGCTCTTCGACCCTGTCCGAATTTGATTCGGCCTCCATCTCCCCCAAGAGGTTCTCTTCCTGAGCGTGGAGACTGGCCATTTTGAACAAAAGTAAAATGTCTTGACTCTTCATTTAGCTCAAAACCTCAAGTGTCCACATTCCATAAAACGTGGACACTTGTCTCACTGACGAGGTCGGGTCGTCAAGCCCTTGGGTCGATCACTAATCGCTGCATACCTTGCCCGCATATCTTCATGGCTGATTGCTTGGGCCAGATCAAAGATGAGCAATCGTTCACTGGCCTTCTTTTCGAGCCGAAGATCCTTCGGTTCATCCTGTGCTTCTTGTTGCGCTGATGCTGTCATACGTACCTGAATGCTTTGCACACGTCGGTTCGTGTCAGACGTTTAGTATCGTTTACTTCCAGTCTCGCAATATCAGATGACGCCCACGGACCTTGTAGGCAAACTCCGAAACTCGTGTTCGGGCGCTTTGTCGCTCTATTGCGCTGTTTTTTGACGGGATACTCTCCGGACGTCGCTGACCCATTCAGCGATCGGGTGTGGTAACCCGGTTAGGCAGAGTGCAACAGTGCCTCCATCGCGACATCAGCCGTTCTTTTACGCCTGTAATTCACTGTCATGGCAGCTGTACGTGGGAGGCCTTCGGGTCTGCCGGTTTCTTTGCTCTCCCGGTTTACCACCCTGCGTACAGCTGCCACCCATTCGTGTGGTAACGAATGAGGCAGCTCCTCGTTTTAGGGAGTAAAACAATGAGCAAAGAAAGTCCGTCAACGCCTTCAGACCTTACAACCATCGGCTTCACCCCTTTCCTCTACAACGCGGATCAAGCGTTCTTCAATGTCCGCGCCGGCATCCCGATTCTCGATGCCTTGTCCCAATCCTCCGACCTGCTATCCCTCGCCAAATCGTTCGCCGAGGATGCTGCCTTCATCAGAGACACCGACCGCCATGCCTGGGCTGCGCATTACCTGACGGTGATGGGCAAAGCTTTGATTGATGATGTGATTCAGGCGTTGATGCCGCGACCCGCTCGCACAAAGACCGAATCCGAAGAAGAATTGCCTGAAAGCCACTAACACCACAGAACCCTTGTGGGAGCGAGCTTGCTCGCGAATGCGGTGGGTCAGCCGAAGAATGCTTCTCCTGTCACTCAGCCTTCGCGAGCAAGCTCGCTCCCACAGGGGGATTTGCGTGGGTTTGAGGTTTATGTGCAGGCACAAAAAAGCCCCCGACAGCCTTGAAGCTGACGGGGGCTTTTGAGTTGCGGCGGGGCTTACATTTCTACCTGCGTGCCGAGCTCAATCACCCGGTTCAGCGGCAGATTGAAGAAGCGCAAATTGCCATTGGCATTCTTCAACATGAACGCAAACAACGCCTCACGCCAACGCGCCATGCCTTCCAGCTTCGAAGCAATCACCGTTTCACGGCTGAGGAAGTAGGTCGTGCGCATCGGGCTGAAGTCCAGATCATCCAGATGACACAGCTTCAGCGCCTGCGGCACGTCCGGTTCATCGGTGAAGCCGAAGTGCAGGATCACCCGGAAGAAGCCTTCTCCGTGCGCTTCGACTTCAAAGCGCCGCGATGGCGGTACGCGCGGGATGTCTTCGTAGACCACCGTCAGCAGCACCACCTGCTCATGCAACACCTGGTTATGCAGCAGGTTGTGCAACAACGCATGCGGTACGGCGTCGGAGCGCGCGGTGAGGAACACGGCGGTGCCCTGCACACGATGCGGCGGTTGCACGCGAATGCTGCTGATAAAGATCGGCAGCGGCAGCGCTCCTTCGTCGAGGCGATCGACGAGCAATTGCTTGCCGCGCTTCCAGGTGGTCATCAGCACGAACAGCGCGATACCGGCGATCACCGGGAAGGCACCGCCCTGCACGATCTTCGGCACGTTGGCGGCGAAGTACAGGCCGTCCACCAGCAGGAAGCCGATCAGCACCGGCACCGCGAGGATCGGCGGCCATTTCCACAGCAGCAGCATCACTGCCGACACCAGAATGGTGGTCATCAGCATGGTGCCGGTCACCGCCACACCGTAGGCCGAGGCCAGTGCGCCGGAGGATTCGAAACCGAGCACCAGCAAGACAACACCGACCATCAGTGCCCAGTTCACCGCGCCAATATAGATCTGGCCCTGCTCGTCGCTGGAGGTGTGCTGGATGTACATGCGCGGGATGTATCCGAGCTGAATCGCCTGACGGGTCAGGGAGAATGCACCGGAAATCACCGCTTGCGAGGCGATCACCGTGGCCAGGGTCGACAGACCGACCAGCGGAATCAGCGCCCAGCTCGGCGCCAGCAGATAGAACGGGTTACGCGCTGCTTCCGGGTTTTCCAGCAGCAAGGCGCCCTGACCGAAGTAGTTGAGCACCAGCGCCGGCAACACCAGGATGAACCAGGCGCGGGCAATCGGCTTACGACCGAAATGGCCCATGTCGGCGTACAGCGCTTCGGCACCGGTCAGCGCCAGCACCACGGCGCCGAGGATCGCCACGCCCATGCCCGGATGAACGACGAAGAAATTCACCGCCCATATCGGGTTCATCGCATGCAGCACTTCTGGCGCGTGGCTGATGCCATACACACCGAGGGCGCCGAGGACGAGGAACCAGGTGACCATGATTGGCCCGAACAAAATGCCAATCCGCGCCGTACCGTGTTTCT contains these protein-coding regions:
- a CDS encoding MarR family transcriptional regulator → MKSQDILLLFKMASLHAQEENLLGEMEAESNSDRVEELLRPYVVSRMTAGEGVGKPLVTYSTDGEDTVFQRREFDSPFADGPGWEGWAEPASDPPLTSWSDRYSLRALSASLGLSKSEVSNALARCRESGLLIHDYDTGLAKVHRRELLKITEHALKYFFPVKPGAMVRGIPTGFAAPALSKSIKSAGGLIPVWPDAQGTERGQAIEPLYKTVPAAVKKDRILYHYLALADAIRLGGPRECGVAIGILKAGMGLK
- a CDS encoding DUF3077 domain-containing protein codes for the protein MSKESPSTPSDLTTIGFTPFLYNADQAFFNVRAGIPILDALSQSSDLLSLAKSFAEDAAFIRDTDRHAWAAHYLTVMGKALIDDVIQALMPRPARTKTESEEELPESH
- a CDS encoding potassium transporter Kup, with the protein product MGQASSHAAGAEGSASKPLSMLVAAVGVVYGDIGTSPLYTLKEVFSGAYGVSVNHDGVLGILSLIFWSLIWVVSIKYMMFVLRADNQGEGGIMALTALARRAAGHRKKLRSLLVVCGLIGAALFYGDSMITPAISVLSAIEGLGLAFDGIDHWVVPLSLVVLVALFLIQKHGTARIGILFGPIMVTWFLVLGALGVYGISHAPEVLHAMNPIWAVNFFVVHPGMGVAILGAVVLALTGAEALYADMGHFGRKPIARAWFILVLPALVLNYFGQGALLLENPEAARNPFYLLAPSWALIPLVGLSTLATVIASQAVISGAFSLTRQAIQLGYIPRMYIQHTSSDEQGQIYIGAVNWALMVGVVLLVLGFESSGALASAYGVAVTGTMLMTTILVSAVMLLLWKWPPILAVPVLIGFLLVDGLYFAANVPKIVQGGAFPVIAGIALFVLMTTWKRGKQLLVDRLDEGALPLPIFISSIRVQPPHRVQGTAVFLTARSDAVPHALLHNLLHNQVLHEQVVLLTVVYEDIPRVPPSRRFEVEAHGEGFFRVILHFGFTDEPDVPQALKLCHLDDLDFSPMRTTYFLSRETVIASKLEGMARWREALFAFMLKNANGNLRFFNLPLNRVIELGTQVEM